GTACGCGCCATCAGGTTCATGGTAGCCGCTGAATATGAAGCCATACAGCTTTACATGCAGCTCGCGGAATCCACGAACAACAAACTCGCGCAGGAAGTGCTCAAGGACATCGCCGACGAGGAACGCGTCCATGCCGGTGAGTTCCTGAGGCTCCTTAAGGAACTCGCGCCGGATGAACAGAAGTTCTATGACGAGGGCGCCGAAGAGGTCGAGGAAGAGATAGAAAAGAACAAGAAATGACCTCTAGCCCTCCCTGTCCGGTCATTTTGTCCATACGGGCTTTACCATGAACGCGATATATACATGCTGGAACGGCCTCCGGGGTTACCCGGAGGCCGTTCTATATATATTATTGTCGATAAATGTCCTATGCATATGATATTTGTTGACAAATTATCTGTTGTGTCGTAATATGACAACCTATATATTCCCTTAATGACCTGATACATTAATATCCGACTTAGCATAAAACCCGGAGATAAAATGCAGTTAAGCGTAAAAGACCTGTCAAAGCTGTTGAATGTTACGGAAAGGACCATCTACCGCTGGATAAAACAGCAAAGTATCCCCTTTTACAGGATACATGACCAGTACCGGTTCAACCGCGTTGAGATACTAGATTGGGCCACATCACAAAAAATGGACCTTTCCCAGGCGATACTCGATGACGGCGGCAAAGACGTTATAGACTGTTTCTCTCTCGCGGATACGATAAAAAAAGGCGGCATCTATTACCGTGTCGAGGGGAACGACAAAAAAACACTTTTAAGCGCTGTTATCGACCTCCTTAACCTCCCGGATGACGTGAAGAAAGAAAATCTCTTGAACGCGATGCTGGTAAGGGAGGAACTGGGCTCCACCGGGCTGGGTGACGGTATAGCCATTCCCCACGCGCGATACCCGGTCGTCACGCATATCCCGCAGGCGATAGTCTCCATTTGTTTCCTGGAAAGACCAGTCGACTACGGCGCGATCGATGGTAAACCCGTAAGCTGCCTTTTCACCCTGATAAGCCCGACCGTCAGGAGCCATCTTAAGATGCTTTCCCGCACAGCGTTCGTCCTGAAGAACGCGGATGTCAAGAAAGCTATCGTGGCCCAGATGTCCAGGGAGGTAATTTTAAGCGAGATAGAAAAAGCCGAACGGCTTTTGGGGACATAAGCGGGGGCCCCTCTTTTTAAGGATCATATGGATACAATACTTTGTTCGTTATATATATTGTTGTTAAGCGGTGTCCTGTCGCTTGCTCTGAACAGGCACGTGAAGCTGTCCAACATCGTCGGGTCGTCCGGGGTCGTGCTCTCCAGCATAGCGGGTATTATCGCCCTGCTCATCGCGTACAGGAACGGGGGACCGGCCGCGCCGGCCATGCCGTGGAAGGTCCCGTTCGGATCGTTCTCGATAGCCATAGACTCATTGGGCTCACTTTTCCTTTTCCCCATTTTCATACTGGCCGCCCTTTCGGCCTTATACGGGTCGGAATATTTGAAGCATTATTTCGGGAAAAAGAACATAGGCAGTACCTGGCTCTTTTTTAACTCCCTGGTCGCAGGCATGGTGCTGGTGGTCCTGGCCCGCAACGCCGTCCTCTTCCTGGTGGCATGGGAATTGATGTCCGTGAGTTCGTTCTTCCTGGTCATCTTTGAAGGCGAGAAAAAAAATACGGCCAGGGCGGGACTGACTTACCTGATAGCCACTCACATCGGTACGCTTTTCCTGATGGTCATGTTCATCCTGCTTGCCAAGAACAGCGGTTCTTTTGACTTCGCGGCGTGGACCATGCCGGCGAAGGGCACGATGCTATCCATTATTTTCATATGCGCGCTTGTCGGTTTCGGAACAAAAGCCGGGCTTATGCCGCTCCATATATGGCTTCCCGAGGCCCATCCCGCGGCGCCAAGCCATGTATCCGCTATAATGTCCGGCGTCATGATCAAGACCGGGATATACGGTATACTACGCGTGCTGACATTCCTTGGAACACCGTGCGCGTGGTGGGGATATACGCTTATCGCTATCGGAGCTGTTTCAGGTATACTCGGCATACTCTTCGCCCTGGCCCAGCATGACATAAAACGTCTGCTCGCGTACTCAAGTATAGAGAATATAGGGCTGATCTCTATAGGCATCGGAATGGGCATACTCGGAATGGCAGCTAACGATCCGGTCCTGACGTTCCTGGGTTTCGCCGGGGCATTATGGCATGTCGTTAACCACTCTTTTTTCAAGGGCCTTCTTTTCCTGGGTGCCGGAGCTATCGCGCATAGGACCGGGACACGGGAGATAAACGTCCTGGGAGGGCTGCTCAAAAAGATGCCCTTAACTGGGAGCTGTTTTCTTGTCGGATCGGCCGCTATCTGCGGATTACCTCCATTGAACGGTTTTATCGGGGAGTTCCTGCTTTATTTCGCTTCTTTAAAAAGCATATTCGGGGAGACCGGCATAGTCCTTGTCTCCCTGGGGATAATAGCGTCCTTATCCCTGATAGGGGGCCTGGCTTTGGCCTGCTTCACTAAAGCGTTCGGCATGATCTTCCTGGGAGAACCAAGAAGCCCGCGTCACCGTGAAGCCCGTGACCCGAACGTCCTTATGCTGGCACCCATGATGGCCCTTGCGGGGGCCTGTATCTTTATGGGACTGGGCGCCCCTTTTATCATGGGCGCCATGGATAAGATCATCATCAATGTCGCGGGAACGTCCACCGGTATCATTGGAATGACCGCGTCCGAAGCAGCGCGTCCGTTGGCAGGTATCGCCGGTATTTTCACGCTCTTTTACGCCATCATACTGTCGGCCGCTTTGTTCCGCCGCGGACTCCTGGCAAAACGCGATGTCCGGGACGTCGTTACATGGGATTGCGGGTACGCGCAGCCCGAGCCCAGGATGCAATATACCGCGTCCTCATTCGTCCAGCCCATCATGAATTTCTTCAAAGGCATATTGAGGACGGAGAAAGATCCGCCCAAGACGAGCGAATTTTTCCCTGACAGTTCCTCCTTCAGGACAGAGACCGCGGATATCTTCAGCGAGGTTGTTTTCCGCCCCCTGCTTGAGTTCATCCATCGCATGGCGGAAAAGTTGACGTTGGTCCAACATGGGCAGATGCAGTTCTATATTTTGTATATCCTGTTCGCTCTCGTGATGCTTTTTATATGGAAGTTGTAAATATGTATATGAGAATGGCCCACTATATTTTTGTCATAGCGCTTTCCCCGTTGCTGTTCGGGATCATCAACAGGACAAAAGCGTTCTTTGCCGGGCGCAAGGGTAGCCCGCTGTTGCAGCTGTACCATGATATCTTTAAACTGCTACGGAAAGGAGCGGTGTACAGCAAGACAACGACATGGGTATTCATCGCGGGACCGATAGTGAGTCTCAGCGCCATATTGGCGGCCTTGACCCTGGTCCCTTTTGCCGGGTATCCCGCCCTGGTATCTTTTGACGGGGACCTTGTACTTTTTATTTACCTCCTGGCGCTGGCCAGGTTCTTCATGGTCATAGCGGCCCTCGACACGGGGTCCAGTTTCGAAGGCATGGGAGCCAGCCGCGAGGTCCAGTTCGCCGTGTTCGCCGAACCGGCGCTTTTCCTGGCACTGGCGGCGCTCGCGCGCATAACCGGGCAGGTGTCTATTTCGGGGATATTCTCGAACACGCTTAGTTACTCCTGGACGACTTACGGCCCGTTGATATTCCTGATATGGGGCGCGGTTTTTATCGTTTTCCTGTCGGAGAACTCCCGTATACCCGTAGATGATCCCAACACCCATCTGGAGCTTACCATGATCCACGAAGCCATGGTCCTGGACCATAGCGGCCCGGACCTGGCCTGTATTTTTTACGGAGCCGCCCTTAAATTCTGGGTGCTGGGGACATTGCTGGCGGGGATGTTCTTCGGGGCGGACTCCCACACATGGGCGGTCGATCGCGTCATATATATCCTCTGGATGCTACTGCTCGCTGTTATCGTTGGGGTCGTGGAATCAGTTCTCGCGCGGCTACGTTTATTAAAGGTCCCCCATTTACTGATAATCGCGTTGGCGTTATCAGCGGTGTCGTTAATACTTACATTGAGGCAGTAAATGAACACATGGAGCGATTTTATAGTTGTCACCGTCCTTCTTATGAACTTGATGATGCTTTCCTCAAGCCGCATCCGTACCTGTATAAAGATAGTCGCCCTACAGGGTGTGCTCATCGGGCTCATGCCCCTGCTGGCTGAGGCGCACTCCATGTCTTTTGGGGCCGCCGCTATATCGCTGTTCAGCATCCTGCTTAAAGGCGTGCTTTTCCCGTACCTCTTGTTAAGGGCGCTCCAGGAAGCCAATATACGCAAAGAAGTGGAACCGCTCGGAGGATATCCGCTGTCGCTCCTCATGGGGGTGGCCCTGTTCGGCCTGTCGTTCTGGCTGAGCGCGCAGCTGTTGTCCTCGCAACCCTTCGTTTCGCACCTCGCGGCATCCGTGTCTTTCGCGACATTTTTCACGGGCGTCCTCGTGATAGTCAGCAGGATGAAAGCGATAACACAGGTAATAGGATATCTCGTACTGGAGAACGGCATTTACCTGTTCGGCTCCGTCTTCCTGGCGAAACAATCTCTGCTGGTCGAACTGGCCATACTGCTGGATATTTTCGTGGCGGTGTTCGTGATGGGTATCGCGATATTCCATATAAGCCGCGAATTCGACCATATCGACACGCACAAACTTTCAGAACTCAAGGATTCAACAACAGAAGGATAGCATGACATGATGGCCATATCGCTGATAACCATACCGTTCCTGCTGGGACTGGCCTGCCTGGTCAGCCGGAACGCTATCCTGCGTCGGCTGCTTGTGCTTGCCGGAGCCGCCGTACACCTGGCGTTGACAACCATAGCGTGGTTCGGACCCTATATTACCGCCGGCAACGAATGGTTCGCACTCGACCACACGGGCATCATCTTCCTGTCGGTCACCAGCCTGCTCTTCTGCGGCGCGTCGATATACGGCATGTGCTATCTCGCGGACGAGGAACGCCGCCATAAAAGGAGAAAAGAGCGGTCTTTCTTTTCCCGGGAAGCGGTCTTTTGCGGCTGCCTCCTCCTGTTCCTCTCCACGATGACAGCTGTCATTACCAGCCAGCATCTGGCCGTTCTCTGGGTAGGTATAGAGGCAACGACCCTCGCGAGCGCTCCCTTGATATATTTCCATCGCACTAAACGGTCATTGGAAGCTACCTGGAAGTACCTCTTGATCTGTTCGGTCGGCATCGCGGTGGCATTG
This region of Candidatus Omnitrophota bacterium genomic DNA includes:
- a CDS encoding ferritin family protein, whose amino-acid sequence is MPDFGSPFSGLAKDKKITDAELVRAIRFMVAAEYEAIQLYMQLAESTNNKLAQEVLKDIADEERVHAGEFLRLLKELAPDEQKFYDEGAEEVEEEIEKNKK
- a CDS encoding PTS sugar transporter subunit IIA, which gives rise to MQLSVKDLSKLLNVTERTIYRWIKQQSIPFYRIHDQYRFNRVEILDWATSQKMDLSQAILDDGGKDVIDCFSLADTIKKGGIYYRVEGNDKKTLLSAVIDLLNLPDDVKKENLLNAMLVREELGSTGLGDGIAIPHARYPVVTHIPQAIVSICFLERPVDYGAIDGKPVSCLFTLISPTVRSHLKMLSRTAFVLKNADVKKAIVAQMSREVILSEIEKAERLLGT
- a CDS encoding proton-conducting transporter membrane subunit codes for the protein MDTILCSLYILLLSGVLSLALNRHVKLSNIVGSSGVVLSSIAGIIALLIAYRNGGPAAPAMPWKVPFGSFSIAIDSLGSLFLFPIFILAALSALYGSEYLKHYFGKKNIGSTWLFFNSLVAGMVLVVLARNAVLFLVAWELMSVSSFFLVIFEGEKKNTARAGLTYLIATHIGTLFLMVMFILLAKNSGSFDFAAWTMPAKGTMLSIIFICALVGFGTKAGLMPLHIWLPEAHPAAPSHVSAIMSGVMIKTGIYGILRVLTFLGTPCAWWGYTLIAIGAVSGILGILFALAQHDIKRLLAYSSIENIGLISIGIGMGILGMAANDPVLTFLGFAGALWHVVNHSFFKGLLFLGAGAIAHRTGTREINVLGGLLKKMPLTGSCFLVGSAAICGLPPLNGFIGEFLLYFASLKSIFGETGIVLVSLGIIASLSLIGGLALACFTKAFGMIFLGEPRSPRHREARDPNVLMLAPMMALAGACIFMGLGAPFIMGAMDKIIINVAGTSTGIIGMTASEAARPLAGIAGIFTLFYAIILSAALFRRGLLAKRDVRDVVTWDCGYAQPEPRMQYTASSFVQPIMNFFKGILRTEKDPPKTSEFFPDSSSFRTETADIFSEVVFRPLLEFIHRMAEKLTLVQHGQMQFYILYILFALVMLFIWKL
- a CDS encoding NADH-quinone oxidoreductase subunit H, whose product is MYMRMAHYIFVIALSPLLFGIINRTKAFFAGRKGSPLLQLYHDIFKLLRKGAVYSKTTTWVFIAGPIVSLSAILAALTLVPFAGYPALVSFDGDLVLFIYLLALARFFMVIAALDTGSSFEGMGASREVQFAVFAEPALFLALAALARITGQVSISGIFSNTLSYSWTTYGPLIFLIWGAVFIVFLSENSRIPVDDPNTHLELTMIHEAMVLDHSGPDLACIFYGAALKFWVLGTLLAGMFFGADSHTWAVDRVIYILWMLLLAVIVGVVESVLARLRLLKVPHLLIIALALSAVSLILTLRQ
- a CDS encoding hydrogenase; this encodes MNTWSDFIVVTVLLMNLMMLSSSRIRTCIKIVALQGVLIGLMPLLAEAHSMSFGAAAISLFSILLKGVLFPYLLLRALQEANIRKEVEPLGGYPLSLLMGVALFGLSFWLSAQLLSSQPFVSHLAASVSFATFFTGVLVIVSRMKAITQVIGYLVLENGIYLFGSVFLAKQSLLVELAILLDIFVAVFVMGIAIFHISREFDHIDTHKLSELKDSTTEG